The segment GGACGCTATCGCAATCGTAGAAAGCGGTTTGGCTTACGCTTCCACTTGATTGCGGGACTGTTGAACTACGAACTGGCACATACTCACTGATTCATGCAGGAGGTCTATTTATCTCATGATGTACATCGTTTATTTTCCTTTTTTCAATGAATCAGCCCTGCCGTTACGCCGGAATCCAGATTTGAGTGCGACCTTGGCTTCCTAGGAAACCGCCTCCCCGATAGAGAATCGCGGGTTGAAGAATTCTTCTTACGTGTCGCCGCCGAACTGCCACAAAACCAATTTTTACTAGGCGGTAATGGTTGGGATGATAAGCCAATGTCCAGTAATGTCAAATACTTGGGGCACGTCTACACCCGCGACCACAACGCCTTCAATTGCACACCACAAGCCGTCTTAAATATTAGCCGCGAAAGCATGGCAAGATACGGCTTTTCTCCAGCAACGCGAGTATTTGAAGCAGCGGGTGCAGATGCCTGTATCATTACCGATGCTTGGGAGGGAATTGAGTTATTTCTAGAACCCGGACGAGAGATTTTAGTTGCCCAAGATGGCAGCGAGGTGCGAGAACACCTGTGCAATCTGACACCCTCTGACGCCCGTACTATTGGTGAAGCTGCTCGTAAGCATATTTTGGCAGAACACACCTACGCTCATCGAGCCACGCAGCTCGAAGCTTTACTCAATGGGAAGCATACTCCATCGAAATATTTTTAAACGCAAAGTAACGCAGAGGTTAACGCGAAGGTTCCCAGAGAATTCAGACTGTAAACAACCTACCGTTTTCTCTCTTTTCCTTTGCGTACCTCTGCGATTCCCTTTGCGTTACTTTGCGTTGAAATCTTAAAACTATGAAACTGCTAATTCTGGGATTATCCATTACTTCCTCTTAGGGAAACGGACACGCAACAACCTATCGAGGGTTGGTGCGGGAACTGGCAGCACGGGGACACGACATCCTATTCCTGGAACGCGATGTACCTTGGTATGCTGCCAATCGGGATTTTCCCAATCCTCCCTACTGTCGCACTCAGTTGTACTCCAGTCTTGATGAGCTGAAAGACTGCTTTACCCAAGACGTGCGCGAGGCAGATTTTGTGATGGTGGGGTCGTATGTGCCGGAAGGGGTAGCCGTGGGTGAATGGGTGACGGCAACGGCGCGGAACGTTACCGCTTTTTATGATATTGATACGCCGGTGACGCTGGCTAAGTTGGAACGAGGCGAGACGGAGTACCTTTGTCCCGACTTAATCCCAAAATATCACCTTTATCTATCCTTTACAGGTGGCCCAACTCTGAAGCGGATTGAACAGCAGTACGGTTCGCCGATGGCAAGGGCGCTGTACTGTTCGGTTGATCCAGAATTGTACTATCCGGAACAGTTTCCTCTGCTTTGGAATCTTGGCTATATGGGGACTTACAGCGATGACCGGCAGCCAACTCTAGAAAATCTGTTGCTTGAGCCAGCACGCCAGTGGCAAGAAGGTGACTTTGTGGTGGCAGGGTCACAGTATCCGAATAATATTAAATGGCCTAAAAATGTTGAGCAAATCGAGCATTTGCCCCCAGCTCGACACCGCTGGTTTTACAATTCCCAACGGTTCACTCTTAACATTACACGGGCTGATATGGTTCAAGCGGGTTATTCTCCCAGCGTGCGTTTATTTGAAGCAGCAGCGTGTGGAACTCCGATTATTAGTGACTATTGGCAGGGGTTGGAAAAAATTCTTAAAATAGGTAAGGAAATTCTAATTGCCGAGTCGCCCGCTGATACTTTACGGTATCTTCAAGAAACTCCGGAAGCTGAGAGAATTGCCATCGGCGATCGCGCTCAGGCTCGCGTTCTGGGGCAACACACGGCAGCTCATCGAGCCGTTCAATTAGAAGGCTACGTCTTGGAGCGAATCACTTTGTATTCTTCCTTTAAAAATTAATATTGGTTGTAAACTTTTTACCAACTACTAGGATTTTGTAACAATTTCTAGATTCTGGCAAATTGCCGATTTAGCCTTGTTTTGATTTGGTTTAGTTTGGGAGCTTCTATCGGCATTTTTTTTTATGATAGAAAAGCGGGTGGATCTACCTTCGGGAATATTTAAGTTATTTTTAATATTGATTTATCTTGAAGAAAGGCTGTTAACGTTCGGTTCTTAAATTCTGATGGCAAGCCAGCAAGCTAGGTGTGAGGGGTTTCAAAACAAAGACCTCACGGGGCACCAAGGGGACAAGGGGACATTAAGGCTGTACGACCGAGCGATGGCAGCAACCAGCTGTGGCATCGTCATTAGCGATGCCAGTCTACCAAATAATCCAATTATCTATTGCAATCCCGCCTTTGAAAAAATAACCGGGTATTCGACTGCGGAAGTTTTAGGACGAAACTGCCGGTTTTTGCAAGGAAATGATACAGATCCAGCCGCAATTGAGCAAATTCGTCAAGCCGTGCGGTCGGGGAAAGAATGCCAGGTGGTTCTCAAGAACTATCGGAAAGATGGGACGCCTTTCTGGAATGACCTGAGTATTTCGCCGGTGTATGACGACGAGGGCAGGGTGACGCAATTTATCGGTGTCCAGACGGATATTACCGAACGTAAAGTCGCAGAAGAGGCGCGGCGGGAAGGAGAAACCCGGCTGCGGCTAGCTCTGGGGGCTGCAAGTATGGGAGTTTGGGACTGGGATCTGAGAACCGATCGGGTGACTTGGTCTGAAGAGGTGGAAGCGATTTTTGGTTTGGCTCCCGGTTCCTTTGCTGGCACCTACGAGGCATATCTCCAAAGTATTCATCCTGAAGATTGCTACCGCGTAGGGCTGGAGATTGCGGGCATCGTAGAAGCAGGAAAAGACTTAAAGATAGAGCATCGCGTCCTCCGTCCTGATGGAATTGGCTGGGTGGCAGCGCGGGGTGCCGTTATGCGCGACGACACAGGGAAGTGCGTGCGGATGATGGGAACGGTGATGGATATTACCGAGCGCAAGCAAGCAGAGGAAACGTCGCGACAGCAATTTTTGAGAGAACGGTTGGTCGGCGCGATCGCTAAGCGCATCCGTCAGTCTCTAGATTTAGAAGAAGTTCTCAATACGACTGTGGCAGAAGTGCGCCATTTTCTTTCTACTGACCGGGTACTCATTTACCGCTTCGAGCCAGATCGGAACGGAGTTGTGGCTGTAGAGTCGGTCGGTGAGGATTGGACGCCAATTTTGGGAACCAGCATCCAAGATCCTTGCTTTGGGAAAAGCTACGTTTTGCCATACCAGCAAGGTCGGGTTCGAGCGATTGACAATATCTATACTGCTGGTATCCAACAATGCCATATTGATTTACTTGCCCAGTTTCAGGTGAGAGCTAACTTGGTAGTTCCGATTCTGCAAGGGGAAAATTTATGGGGGTTGCTGATTGCCCATCACTGTCGGGAACCCCGAAAATGGCAAGAATCAGAAGTAGAATTGCTCAAACAGCTGAGCGTGCAGCTAGCGATCGCGATTCAGCAATCCACTCTCTTCCAACAGCTAAACGCCGAACTGGTCGAACGCAAACAGGCAGAAATCGCTTGGCTAAAATCAGAAACGCAGCTAAAAGAACAAACAACCCAACTCAAACAAACCTTGGCAGAACTGGGACAAACTCAATCTCAGCTGATTCAGAGCGAAAAAATGTCCAGTTTGGGGCAGTTGGTTGCAGGTGTCGCCCATGAAATTAATAATCCAGTCTCCTTCATCTACGGCAATCTCGACCATGCCAATCAGTATGCTCATGACCTACTGAACCTGTTAAATCTCTATCAAAAGCACTTTCCCCAACCTCCTAGCGAGATTGAAGTTGCAAATCAGGATATAGATTTAGACTTTTTGGTGGAAGATTTTCCCAAACTACTTACTTCCATGAAAATGGGAGCCGACCGCATCCGCGATTTGGTCTTGTCGCTGCGGAATTTCTCCCGCCTGGATGAATCCCAGAAGAAGGCGGTTGATATTCATCAGGGCATAGATAACACGCTGTTGATTTTGCAGCATCGGTTAAAAGAAGACAGCTCCCATCCCAAAATTCAGATTATTAAAGAATACGGTGATTTGCCCAAAGTAGATTGTTATGCTGGGCAACTGAACCAAGTGTTTATGAATCTCCTCAGTAATGCGATCGATGCTTTAGAAGAAGACAGCGCCCAGCGAGCTTCCGCAGAAGGAGCATCGCTGACGCCAGGGAATATCAAAGCCAAAGCCAACCCCAGCCAGATTACCATTCGCACCTCTTTGAAGGATGAAGGAATCAGGATGAAGGATGAAATTAAAGCCGATCCTCATCCCACCCTCCGGGAAGGGCAAAGCCTTTCATCTCTCATCCCCGATCCTGCCTCTGTTGTCATCCGGATTGCGGACAATGGCCCTGGCATTCCCGAAGCAATTCAGAAACAAATTTTTGACCCCTTCTTTACGACGAAAGCCGTGGGAAAAGGGACTGGATTGGGCTTGTCCATTAGCTACCAAGTTGTGGTAGAGCGTCACGGAGGTCAACTCCAGTGCGTGTCAACACCGGGCAAGGGGACAGAGTTTATTATCGAAATTCCGATCCACAAGGTAGAAGAGGAATCGGTTATCGGGGCGCATTGCCCAATGCCTCTAGCCAGAAAGCCCCATCGGGTGGCTTAACACTCCCCCGCTTGCCAAGGTAGATTTTTTTGCTTTCACAGGGAAGCTTGGAACCATTCCCTTTTCTTCAAACAGACCTTCCCTACGCAGAAAGAAAGGGCTGTTGATGAATCCAACCGAGGCGAATCAACAATCAATCAGCCTGCGTCTGCGCTAACTTGCTCTTCAGTCGGCAACTCCAGACAGTAGCCCGCACCATAGACGGTCTTAATATAGCGCGGGTGGCGGGGATCGGGTTCTAGCTTCGTTCTCAAGTGCCGAATATGCACACGAATTGTTTCAATGTCATCGTCGGGATCGTAGCCCCAAACTTCTCGCAGAATTTCACTGGGAGAAACGGTTTGACCATGACGCTGGAGTAAGCAGTGCAGTAATTCAAACTCCAGATGCGTTAGCTTTACTGTCTGATTGAACCAAATAGCCTCAAAGCGTTCTGGGACTAAGGTTAAAGAGCCATAGTGCAAGATTTCCGAGTGTTTGGCGGCTTGGGGGATACGGTCTGTCCGTCGCAGCAAGGCTCTGACTCGTGCCAGCATTTCTTCGAGTTCAAACGGCTTGGTCAGGTAATCATCGGCTCCGGCATTAAAGCCTTCTACCTTATCTTGAGTCTGACCCAGTGCAGTCAACATTAACACCGGAATATCGGCAGTGCGCTCATCCCGCCGCAAGCGCTGGCAGACGGTGAAACCGTCTACATTGGGCAGCATTAGGTCAAGCATAATGAGGTCTGGTTGCAGTTGCAAAGCCAGTGCTTGACCTTTAATGCCATCTGGTGCTTGGCTGACATCGTATCCAGCCATTTCCAGATTGATGGTAACTAATTCTGCGATCGCAGCGTCGTCGTCGATGACGAGTATCCGGGGCATCACTAATAAATTATCGCTACAGTATTTTAAAGTTTCTATAAGAAGCTTTATCGGAATACAAAGATTCCTGTACAGATTATACGCAAGGATTCTAAATTCTTTCTAAAGAAAACATGGGATTATTAAGACACTTGGTGATCTCGGCAACACTCGGAAGGTGGAATCGTGACTGAATCTACGCTTAAGAGCGATCGCATCTTCACAAGCAGGAATACTAGACCTCTTGCATGAACCAGGAAGAGGAGGCAAGCTCAAAGTTAATAATGGCAGCAATCAAGTTGAATCGTAAGCCAAAGCGCCTGCGTCGATTCCGGTAACGCTCTGCCAGGATGCGAAAGACCTTCAGCAAGCGATTGATGTGCTCTGCTACTACTCGCAACCGTGCTAACAACCGATTGTGCTGACGCTCAAACTTGTCCAGCTTGGCTTTGCGTGACTTCTTGGTTGGGGTACAACTGCTTGGATGCAGTTTTGCCATGCCTTGATACCCCTTGTCAGCCTTTCCAAAGTTGCTCTGGCAGCATCGGGATACGATTGAGCTTGAACTTTTCGCTAATCATGCACTCGCCCTTTACCAAATGCTGTGCAGATGATCTGCTCGTTAGCTTGGTTGACCACCACTTGGGCTTTCAACGTGTGCCGTTTCTTGTTGCCACTGTAGTAGCCTCGCTGTTTTTTTTGGACGTTCGATTGGACTCTCAGTCACATCGACCACCAACACATTCCAGGTGTAAGCGTTGGCATAAAGCTGCTTTTTTCCAGGTAAGCTGAACTAAAAGAGAGCGCATTAGCAACGTTTCTACCTTCGTGGGGGAGGCGACACACGGCTGACTCACTGATTCCCCAACTGCTCGCAATATGAAACTGGGTGCGATATTCTCGCTCCTACTCCAGCACAACCAGCAGTTGGTCTTCGACGCCGAGTTTTGGCTGTCCACCTCGGAAGCCGCGACGATCGAGATGCGGACGCAGGATCTCGACCATCTGCAAGGGAGGTGTCTTGATGAACACCACATCTGCGCTTAAAGGCACTGGGCTTGAGGGATTTGAGTTGCTCGTAGGTCATCGCTAGTTCCTCCTTAACCTACTTCTATCCACCTTCTACCTATTCACGCAAGAGGTCTCATGTCTGCGAAGCAATGCCGGACATCGCCGACGCGGTATTTACCAGTAATTAAGGGCTGAATCTGTTCCTTACCCAGCACTTGAGCCATGAGTTGGGCGGCTTCGCGGACAGTATACTGGCGATCGCTAGCGATATTAAACACTCCTCCTGCTGCTTCCGGAACTTCTAAAGCCAGTCGGCACGCCTGCACCACATCGTGAATGCTGACGAAATCGCGCTTTTGATACCCGTCTTCAAAAATTAAGGGAGGATTGTTGTTCAGTAACCGGGAGGCAAAAATAGCGAGAACGCCGGTATAACGGTTGGAAAGAGCTTGCCGCGTCCCATAAGTATTAAAAAACCGCAGTCCTACGGTGGGAATGCCGTAAACTGGGCCAATCATTAAGCACATCCGCTCTTGGTCATACTTAGAAAGGGCATACACGGAGGCGAGTGCTGGTTGCTTTGTCTCCGGTGTTGATACTGGCGTCAGCACTTCACCCGCAGCATTCCGAACTTCCCAGTCACCTGCTTTCAGTTGCTCTAATGTCCGTTCCAACCCAATCCCTAAGCTGCCTTTGGGCGTCTTGTAGAGTCCTTCGCCGTAAATGCTCATACTCGACGCAACAATTAATCGCTCGACGGGTCGATCGATCAGCGCCTCTAGCAACACAGCCGTACCAAGATTGTTGGTACTGGTGTATTTTGCGATTTCATACATACTTTGGCCGACACCTACCACCGCAGCGAAGTGGTAAACGGCGTCAATTCCGTTGAGGGCGCGTTGCACGGTTTCTGGATCGCGGATATTCCCGACAATTAACTCAACGTCAGGATTTAAATAAGCGGGTCTTTTTTTGTCCGCGCCGTGAACTTGGAACGAGAGGCTATCGAGTGCGCGGACACGTTATCCTAAGCTGAGCATTTCGTCTGCCAGGTGCGAACCGATGAACCCTGCTCCACCAGTAATCAGAATATGTTTGCTCAATTGCGATCTCCTGTAGAGAGAACAGAAGCAATTAGTTATCAGTAGTCAGCAGGACCTAACAGACAATTAGGGCTAGAAATGTTCTATTGGCTACTATTTTCTAATTGTTTCCTGCTGAATATCAGCTATATTCAAGGCTTAGATGTTGCGATTCATCAGCCGAATGGAATATCTTCCTCTTAATAAAAGCCTGTATAAAACCCAACAAGTTGATAAAATTTGAGTTTGATAAATGAATTTTGTCGGTATTTAAAAGAAGTTTTAATTGAGAAAGTTCAAAGCATTTGAAATATTTCTTTGGCAGCGCGATCGCAAACTCCCACTTCTCCCAATGAGGAGCGCATTTCTTGATAATCGGCGACAGTTTGCTGGCGGCGTTCGGGATTGAGTAAGAGTTCTAAAGCTTCTTGGACAATGTTTTCTGGCGTAGCTTGAT is part of the Coleofasciculus sp. FACHB-1120 genome and harbors:
- a CDS encoding glycosyltransferase, producing the protein MRELAARGHDILFLERDVPWYAANRDFPNPPYCRTQLYSSLDELKDCFTQDVREADFVMVGSYVPEGVAVGEWVTATARNVTAFYDIDTPVTLAKLERGETEYLCPDLIPKYHLYLSFTGGPTLKRIEQQYGSPMARALYCSVDPELYYPEQFPLLWNLGYMGTYSDDRQPTLENLLLEPARQWQEGDFVVAGSQYPNNIKWPKNVEQIEHLPPARHRWFYNSQRFTLNITRADMVQAGYSPSVRLFEAAACGTPIISDYWQGLEKILKIGKEILIAESPADTLRYLQETPEAERIAIGDRAQARVLGQHTAAHRAVQLEGYVLERITLYSSFKN
- a CDS encoding PAS domain-containing protein codes for the protein MASQQARCEGFQNKDLTGHQGDKGTLRLYDRAMAATSCGIVISDASLPNNPIIYCNPAFEKITGYSTAEVLGRNCRFLQGNDTDPAAIEQIRQAVRSGKECQVVLKNYRKDGTPFWNDLSISPVYDDEGRVTQFIGVQTDITERKVAEEARREGETRLRLALGAASMGVWDWDLRTDRVTWSEEVEAIFGLAPGSFAGTYEAYLQSIHPEDCYRVGLEIAGIVEAGKDLKIEHRVLRPDGIGWVAARGAVMRDDTGKCVRMMGTVMDITERKQAEETSRQQFLRERLVGAIAKRIRQSLDLEEVLNTTVAEVRHFLSTDRVLIYRFEPDRNGVVAVESVGEDWTPILGTSIQDPCFGKSYVLPYQQGRVRAIDNIYTAGIQQCHIDLLAQFQVRANLVVPILQGENLWGLLIAHHCREPRKWQESEVELLKQLSVQLAIAIQQSTLFQQLNAELVERKQAEIAWLKSETQLKEQTTQLKQTLAELGQTQSQLIQSEKMSSLGQLVAGVAHEINNPVSFIYGNLDHANQYAHDLLNLLNLYQKHFPQPPSEIEVANQDIDLDFLVEDFPKLLTSMKMGADRIRDLVLSLRNFSRLDESQKKAVDIHQGIDNTLLILQHRLKEDSSHPKIQIIKEYGDLPKVDCYAGQLNQVFMNLLSNAIDALEEDSAQRASAEGASLTPGNIKAKANPSQITIRTSLKDEGIRMKDEIKADPHPTLREGQSLSSLIPDPASVVIRIADNGPGIPEAIQKQIFDPFFTTKAVGKGTGLGLSISYQVVVERHGGQLQCVSTPGKGTEFIIEIPIHKVEEESVIGAHCPMPLARKPHRVA
- a CDS encoding response regulator transcription factor, which translates into the protein MPRILVIDDDAAIAELVTINLEMAGYDVSQAPDGIKGQALALQLQPDLIMLDLMLPNVDGFTVCQRLRRDERTADIPVLMLTALGQTQDKVEGFNAGADDYLTKPFELEEMLARVRALLRRTDRIPQAAKHSEILHYGSLTLVPERFEAIWFNQTVKLTHLEFELLHCLLQRHGQTVSPSEILREVWGYDPDDDIETIRVHIRHLRTKLEPDPRHPRYIKTVYGAGYCLELPTEEQVSADAG